The nucleotide sequence ATTACCGAACGAAAACGAGTGCTCTAGCAGGCTCGCCTCGCTGGCATGGATGGCCCACGCGACGGTGTTTCCGGCGCTGATCAGATCGAGACCGAATCGGTCACACGTCGCTCCGAGTTCCGCCACAGCGTCGAAATCGTCGATTCCAAGTCCCGCGCCGAGCGTCATCGCCGTCGCACCGCGGGGGACGCTCTCGCCCGCGTCAGTCTCGACTCGGTACCCTCCGGGGTCGTCGTCCGGGTACTCCCGCTCTCGCGCCAGTTCGCGGACGGCGGCGATGCCGATGTCGTCTGCGCCATCGAACTGCCCGCCTTGCCATCCGCGCGTCGGGAGGACGCCGGTCTCGTTGGCAAAGTCGACCGTTTCGACGGTGCCGCTCGCTTGCAGCCACTTTCCAGCGTCTGATTCGCGGTAGCGTTCCGCGTACCGCTCGCGCAGTTCCTCGAGGCCCGCTGGGGGATCGCCCCGAGCGACGACAGCCTTGAGCCGTTTGGCACCCATCACGGCGCCCGCGCCGCCCCGACCGGCGTGGTGGTCGCCGGCGTCGGACGAAATGGTCGCGTAGGCGACCTGATTCTCCCCGCCGGGACCGACACAGGCGACCGCGGCGTCGGAAAAATACTCGTCAGTGGTGACGGTATCTTCTCCCCAGGTCTCGGCCGACTCGATATTCACGTCTCCGTCCGCCACGACGAGTCGGACTGGCTCTGACGCCCGGCCGGTGACGAGGACGCCGCCAGCATCGTGTAACGCGCCCGCGAGCACTGCCGGGAACGTCCCTCCGGCGTACGAGTCGAGGAAGACCCCAGTCAGCGGGGACTTCGTGATCGCCGCGTAGCGGCTCTCTCCCGGAAGGAGTCCCGAGACCGGGCCAACCATGAACAGCAGGACGTTGTTCGGCCCGAGCGGATCGGTACCGGCGTCCAGTTCCTCGTAGAGGTACCGCGCTCCGAGACCCTTGCCGCCGACGTAGCGTCGTCGCCACTCGTCCGGGACGGAAACGCGTTCTACCGACTCCGTCGAGAGATCCACGCGGAGGAGTCGATCGGGTGCGCGAAGGTACATCGGTTTGACGTATCCCCTTGCGGTGTAAAAAGGTACCTCGTCACCGAACGTACAGCACCGCGCGGACGACCGTGTCTGCTTGCGGGCCCCAATCGCCGGCGGCCGTTCGATGCGCTTTGGCGAACTGGACAAGACGGGTACCGACCTTGCCGGGGACTCCTCTGATACGTTGCGTCGTGAATC is from Haloterrigena salifodinae and encodes:
- a CDS encoding aldehyde ferredoxin oxidoreductase family protein, with translation MYLRAPDRLLRVDLSTESVERVSVPDEWRRRYVGGKGLGARYLYEELDAGTDPLGPNNVLLFMVGPVSGLLPGESRYAAITKSPLTGVFLDSYAGGTFPAVLAGALHDAGGVLVTGRASEPVRLVVADGDVNIESAETWGEDTVTTDEYFSDAAVACVGPGGENQVAYATISSDAGDHHAGRGGAGAVMGAKRLKAVVARGDPPAGLEELRERYAERYRESDAGKWLQASGTVETVDFANETGVLPTRGWQGGQFDGADDIGIAAVRELAREREYPDDDPGGYRVETDAGESVPRGATAMTLGAGLGIDDFDAVAELGATCDRFGLDLISAGNTVAWAIHASEASLLEHSFSFGNPDDARSLLRDIATRETTLGDALAEGVDVAAERFGGDDLVPTVKAMELPAYDPRGAESMALAYATSDRGACHRRAIPIEREVFENWSPGRAARAVVTEQDQRSILWSLIVDDFVGDVFEDLGAEWLDAVGLDTDGDLQTIGERIWTLTRLFNVREGIARADDELPPALRKPLKSGPNDGQAVDEDRFEAMLDAYYAERRWGADGRPARETVDRLGLDEVVDDETPLAEQPMERK